A region of the Roseiflexus sp. RS-1 genome:
TCAGAGACAGGATGGCATCTCCAGGCATCTTCCAGATCGTTTCGTTGAAAATCTCGACTTCGATGAAACCGCGATAGCCAGCGGCATCGACCGCTTCGCGCAGCGAGCGCAGTTCGATCACGCCATCGCCCATCATGCCGCGCCCGTTGAGCACATCAGGCAGCGGCGTGATCCAGTCGGACACGTGATAACCGGCAATCCGCGCGCCACACCGCCGGATGAGATGGTAGACCCCGGCATCCCACCAGACGTGGTATGCATCGATCACAACCTTGACGTGAGGTGAGTCGAAGCGTTCCGCCAGGACGATCGCTTCGTGCAGACTGGTGATGACCGAACGGTCGGCGGCAAACATGGGGTGCAGCGGTTCAATGCCCAGGGTGACGCCGTGCTGAATCGCATCCGGCAGGACGGCAGCGATCCCTTCTTCGACCATCATTCGTGCTGCACGGATGTTGCGATCAGGCGCTGGACCGCACACCAGCACCAGAACATCGGCGTTCAGCGTCGCAGCTTCTTCGATGGCGCGCCGGTTGTCGTCAATGCGAGCGGCGCGTTCGGCGCGTGTGGCAGCGGGGAACCAACCGCCGCGGCAGAGACTGGAGCAGTGCAATCCGGCATCGCGCAGCAGGCGCGCGGCGGCGGCAACTCCCGTTTCGGCGAGACGGTCGCGCCAGACGCCAATCGCCGGGATTCCGGCGCGGACGCACCCATCGACTGCTTCACGGAGCGACCAGTATTTTGTGGTTGCCTGATTCAAGCTCAGGCGTGAAAGATCACCCGCCATTGGTTACTCCTCAATACCTGCCAGCGCCAGAACGAGGCGCATACGTGCAACTGCGCGATCAGGATCGCAAAGCACGCCAGACTGATCGGCGAGGATGAACAGGCGCGCGAGATGCAGAACGGACCGTGCGCTCTCCTGCCCGCCGACCATGCGAAAGTGGCGCTGATGCCCATTGAGATAGGCAAGGAAGACCACCCCCGTTTTGTAGAAGTAGGTTGGCGGTTGAAAGATATGCCGTGAGAGGGGTACAGTTGGTTCAAGGATCGCGCGGAAGCGCTCCGGATCGTCGGCGTCGAGCGCCTGGAGCGCCGCTGAAGCCGCCGGAGCAATCGCATCAAAGATTCCCAGCAGTGCGTCGCTGTATCCCTGGTCATCACCGAGGATCAACTCCGGGTAGTTGAAATCGTCGCCGGAGTACATACGCACGCCGGGCGGGAGCCGTCGCCGCATCTGGATCTCGCGTTGCGCGTCGAGCAGCGAGATTTTGATGCCGTCGATCTTTGCCGCGTGCTCGTGAATAATGGCAAGCGCCGTTTCCATGGCGGCATCGAGATCATGGCTGCCCCAGTACCCCGCCAGCGCCGGATCAAACATATCGCCGAGCCA
Encoded here:
- a CDS encoding sugar phosphate isomerase/epimerase family protein, which encodes MAGDLSRLSLNQATTKYWSLREAVDGCVRAGIPAIGVWRDRLAETGVAAAARLLRDAGLHCSSLCRGGWFPAATRAERAARIDDNRRAIEEAATLNADVLVLVCGPAPDRNIRAARMMVEEGIAAVLPDAIQHGVTLGIEPLHPMFAADRSVITSLHEAIVLAERFDSPHVKVVIDAYHVWWDAGVYHLIRRCGARIAGYHVSDWITPLPDVLNGRGMMGDGVIELRSLREAVDAAGYRGFIEVEIFNETIWKMPGDAILSLMCERYLAHVAPT
- a CDS encoding dihydrodipicolinate synthase family protein, whose translation is MPPTLMLPFPDRSLRPYALRASAGFAPPRAPLRSRVFFAAAHVVADPLADTTPVSPPALDWDTTLAYRRYLWSLGLGVAEAMDTAQRGMGLDWTTARELIERSVAEARAVGGMIACGAGTDHLPPRPDLSLDQVEAAYLEQIEAVERCGGRVILMASRALAACARSPDDYARVYGRLLSQVREPVILHWLGDMFDPALAGYWGSHDLDAAMETALAIIHEHAAKIDGIKISLLDAQREIQMRRRLPPGVRMYSGDDFNYPELILGDDQGYSDALLGIFDAIAPAASAALQALDADDPERFRAILEPTVPLSRHIFQPPTYFYKTGVVFLAYLNGHQRHFRMVGGQESARSVLHLARLFILADQSGVLCDPDRAVARMRLVLALAGIEE